A single window of Cydia splendana chromosome 13, ilCydSple1.2, whole genome shotgun sequence DNA harbors:
- the LOC134796527 gene encoding lipase 3-like: MALLNLNVLLTLLLGVDRTQKHLNFTELTQLSGYKSEEHTVVTEDGYVLNMFRITRGAKCVEEIKQTPVFFMPPLLSAADTALEPGPDAAMPYLISDACYDIWIGNPRGTYYGRRHMRLDPDKNKEFWQFSIDEIGTYDVPAMVDYVLNNTRKEKLMYVGFSQGGGTFFVMCSERPDMCQKIKLMIGLAPATRLRNTKSVLLRTLCKNVEDNLDVFDSMQIWEVFGRDQFTAAVNGLLCRNNVKMCEWFVSLLDSSHPGSVANSTYTTMLERFPAGTSIRNLVHFSQSLRSKKFLKFNYGTVKNVKVYGRPDPPEYNLTAADLPILLITGRNDALVDVKDVKWLARKLPKLKELLIVEDPKWNHVDMFYSEFIKDMIFPKILYYLLRYNEN; the protein is encoded by the coding sequence ATGGCCTTACTCAACTTAAACGTTCTGCTCACACTACTCTTAGGCGTTGATAGAACTCAAAAACATCTAAACTTTACTGAGTTAACTCAACTGAGTGGATATAAATCTGAGGAGCATACGGTGGTAACCGAAGATGGGTATGTCCTGAATATGTTCAGGATAACTAGAGGTGCGAAGTGTGTGGAGGAGATTAAGCAGACACCTGTGTTCTTCATGCCTCCATTGCTTTCTGCGGCCGACACGGCATTGGAGCCTGGACCGGATGCAGCGATGCCTTACCTTATATCGGACGCCTGCTATGATATCTGGATAGGAAACCCTCGAGGCACGTACTACGGGCGGAGGCATATGCGACTCGATCCTGATAAAAACAAGGAATTCTGGCAGTTTTCTATCGACGAAATCGGCACTTACGACGTACCTGCGATGGTCGATTACGTATTGAACAATACGAGGAAAGAGAAGTTGATGTATGTTGGATTTTCTCAAGGAGGCGGAACTTTTTTCGTCATGTGCAGTGAAAGACCGGACATGTGCCAAAAGATAAAACTAATGATCGGCTTGGCACCAGCTACGAGACTTCGGAACACTAAATCAGTCTTATTAAGAACATTGTGCAAGAACGTTGAAGATAATTTGGATGTTTTCGACAGTATGCAAATCTGGGAAGTTTTCGGGAGAGACCAATTTACAGCAGCGGTCAACGGTTTATTATGCCGAAATAACGTTAAAATGTGCGAATGGTTTGTGTCTTTATTGGATTCATCGCATCCAGGATCCGTAGCCAATTCGACATATACAACTATGCTGGAACGCTTTCCGGCTGGGACTTCGATTCGAAACTTGGTGCATTTCAGCCAAAGTTTGCGGAGTAAGAAGTTCCTCAAGTTCAACTATGGGACAGTTAAAAACGTAAAAGTGTACGGTCGCCCGGATCCTCCGGAATATAATTTAACAGCAGCGGATTTACCTATTTTGCTAATAACGGGGAGAAATGATGCCTTAGTAGACGTGAAGGATGTGAAATGGTTAGCCAGAAAACTGCCAAAACTGAAAGAGCTTTTGATTGTGGAAGACCCAAAGTGGAACCATGTAGATATGTTTTACAGTGAATTTATTAAGGATATGATTTTTCCTAAGATTTTGTATTACCTTCTTCGTTACAACGAAAATTGA